In Acropora muricata isolate sample 2 chromosome 13, ASM3666990v1, whole genome shotgun sequence, the DNA window CGACAAGAAACCCGTGCAGCCAAATGTGAGCAGAAACTGATTTTCTGAAAGACGACCTCGACAAAAAAAGGCTTTGTGCATTTTTCTAAGTGttgtttttatcatttttattatagttaatattatctttttttctttttatgatcATCGGTTCCACATTTGATAACACGATCTGTGTCAAAAACGTTACTTCTCGTTTTTTGGAAAAAGGTTCTTTTTGACACCAAGAGGAACAACGAACAAAGGCAAGTAAGCCTCTTTTGAGATGCCCTGCAAACAACATGGTCTGGAAATTGCCCGCgagaataaaattattcatgatgataatacaggaattttccacGTCTTTGAGCGTGACCTATCAAAATGTGAAATTGAATTGTGCGACCGCAAAATTTATATCGATCAATTtcttgatatttattttttgaaaatattacaCTTTAAGTCCTTCTTTAAAAAGCTCCTTTGAGCTGGCTGAATGTCCTGTGTATGCTGTCTAATGCATAATGAAGAAATCGAGCAAAGACGAAGTATTTGAAAATGACGATAAGGCTGATCAGAAGTTGCGCTACAATAACAACCTCAAACctactgatttcaaaatcgGAGCTTATACCTAATAACCGAGACTATGCACCGCAATAACTTGATTCAAGTGAAACCAGAATGCTTTGATTTAACAACAACCGACTAGCATTATTGTGCAAACGTTTCTGCCTTTCACAACAGGGGTCAAGTGGGTGAATACCAGATGTCAATAACGATATATCAATCAACCATTATTAGATACTTAAAGTATGTCCACCCGCGCACCTCACATAACAGCCGCACCCAATGCAGTAGGTGATCAGCACATTTCAAAATCAAACATGGAATCCTTTCAGTCTGCAATGATATTTGTCTGTTTGGCTCTCTGCATCCTTCCGCAAGGTGAGTCCTAACCACTAAAAAGATTGCCAGTCATCTTGTTCGGTCACTGATCTGTGGCACGAGGCATAATCAAGTGGAACACAGCAAAACTGATTGGGGCTGTCGATCTTTGAACACTAGTTTTTTTGTCAGAAAGCATATGTCATTGCACTACGCTCAACTTACGAGGCTTGGTGCATCGATCAGGCAAAAAGGTTCATCACCAAAATGAATCCCTGCTTGGCCAGGGTTGGTGTCACATTTGTCCGCATATTTCCAAGCTTAGTTAGAGTATAACGACAAAGCTCTTCGGTGAAAGCATATTTGTCAACTTGTGAACGAAAAGCTTTAAATTACTCGCCtccggctcgtgatttacaagcttttctcgTGTAAttccaacatcccgcgtgggtTTATTACGGCGATAAAACCTATAGAAGACACAGTCTATTGGTTATCAACAGGCGACGGGTAGCCTGCACGTGCTCTGGCCTTCTTTTGACCCAAGTGATGGCATCTCCTAGTGAAGTAATGCTGCCGaataatttaaatgcaaattgtTATTTAAATGCTTTATTTACTTAATGCTGTCAATACCAACGTTATTAACTTAGTTAAAAGTCATGCAGTCTGAGTTTTTTTCCTAATGAGGTATAGCGTTATATTTTCGATAAATTTTGCACTTTCCAGAGCTGCCAGAAACCATCCGAAAGGTTACTATTTGTGGCTACAATTAAAAACAAACCGAGTTTGATTTAAAGCTCTGCGCCTCACGGCCAAAGAAATTAAAGAACCGTCAGAAATAGAAGGCAATAACTGAAGTAAATCGTACCCAGTTCCATGTCCGTTGCAAGGAGAAAAAATGTCTTTGATGCCTGCAGCAATGCCTGTTGTGAAGGGAACGCATTGAGTGAAATTAGATTAGATCCTTAGATAATCTGTAAAACAGATTATCTTTAGGGAAGTAGGACGGTGACATTTCGCAGTTTGTTCTCAGATGgtcagcaacctcgttcccagggtctctcatcttaacgcctgggGCGAGCGAGGAGAGACCCTGGTAGGGTCTGGTCACGTGTCCTCGCTCGCcccaggcgttaagatgagagaccctgggaacgaggttggatgGTCAGTAGACTCAACCAGGGAACGCATTGAGTTccctttcgctctgacgaagggctaacgctcgaaacgtcagctttctaaatctttcacggtggtaattcaacctttatcaactcgtttgataaaaccaaatttttgttttgatctctcccaccgacgcagcaccacagtttctttagaaactagtaATTCATCAGACTCAACCAGTCCCGAGATAAAACATATTGACGTACTTACCAATCACTACGCGTGGTTTACCAAAGAAATCTTTTACGTCAAGTAAGGCACCATATTGTGTTCAGCTCCTTGGAATATTGAAGTCTGACGCCGGTATTTTGATCAGAAAATATTACGGGCCTTAATTGAGGTAACGTGCTCCATTCTGAACCTAATTGTTTTCCGTCCTTCGGACTTTGCACTGAAGAGTGAGATAATTCAACATTTTGATATCGAAAGACTTTTAAATCCAGTTTTTATGTGACATCGTAACAACCATGGAATGTTCTTCTTCTGACCTTTTACTTTGTTCTTCTTAAAAGAAAGTTTGACTACCTATAGTTTGGCTCAGATTTGTTTAATTATTTCTCTAgtattatttaattttcttcGTTCCATACTACAGTTAAAAATAATCTAAAGAAGCATTCATCGCAATAAATATATGAGCATTTTAGAACCTTCATTAAGACCTTTCGACGGTGAAAACTtgactagtttttttttatatgccGCAATTCAAATGGTTGCGGATGGTAAACAATGGAATAAAAACACGCTGTATGCACACAGCGACACCTGAGCTACGCGGTTTAGTTGCATATTGACTCCTCGTGATTGCAAAGTTCAGGGACTGATGACAACAAACAAACTTTAACGTGGCCATGCTAATCACAATGGTTACAGTACGTGTAGGTGACTAATCACAGTTCTTGGCGAATTATCAGGTCAATTAAAGCCGCATTCAGTCTTCTTTGTGAATTAAATGTGGCCATAATTTCCCTCagagagacactttgtgactaCTACACAGGATTGCTGGAATCTCATAAATTGGGGACGTCAGCTGAAGTTTAGCGCGACGCGCCAGACACGGGAGGGGAGAGAAAATGTCTCGCGTGTTGCACCAAAAGTTCCAATGAACGCCCCAAATAACAACCGTTGAGCACCGCAACAATCCTCCAAcgaggagcaacaagggctcaaTCACCCCCTATTGGTCTTCATCAAGTAATAAAGCACTTTCGTTTTGCAGttcattaacaataataataatcataagcaattattggatgaggttgagcaagatatatgaattatcaaaaccgaggtctgtgtAATCtccctcagccttcggcttcggcttTGTAAACATTAATTGAAACGTTCAGAACATTCTGTTTCTGAGGAGAATACTCCAAGGGGCTCAGTAACCAGGCAgacgttgaacttgacatgataaatgtaatatctgcagcagacattacatttatcatgtcaagttcacaagctattgtgaattgattaaatgctctcgaccaatcagatttttcatagtgagtctgatgtataataataataatctttagaCAGGGTGCGTGCTCACGGACATGGTCATCCTCTCGAGTGTTATGTGTGCGGTCTTGGATCTCCATGTGGTCCAGCTAATAAGGACAAGCGAACGTGTGACGCTCCCATGGAAGACAGTTGCGCTACATTCGTCATAAACTCAATCACAATGAAGAACTGCACTAATTCGCAGGGATGCTCTCCATCAAGCATAGGAAATCGTAAGTTACGACGAGATCATTGCAAGACATCGCGCTAACAATCTTTCTACACTTTTATATAAACTGACTTCAAACGTTAACGCCGAAACTTACATGTGAGTGCACAATTTAAATGCGGAAACTCTATCGTGTTTCAGCAAAGGTATCCCCTGTGACTAGAATAGGTACGCAATGCGTACAAGACTCATATGCAAAATCAACCTAGTCAAAAAATACGATCTGCGGTACATTTGGTAAGTTCCTGGTTGCACCGAAACTGTACTTTTGAATGCCAGACAATGTAGACAATATTGACTTCTTCTTGACGCCTTTTGTCTGTGAGAAAATTTCATGAAAGAGCTAAAGAGCTGAAAAGATGTGCAATTGCACATAGATTATTAGCTGAAGGAAAATAGCTCTTTCGTTTTAACTTTTGACAATTTCCTCCGCGGTTCCACTCCATTTCAAACGTAAGACGCGAGATGACCAAATCTCAAGTTCTATGGTAAACGTGATTGTCATTTCTTGTTTTTAGCTCCATTTCAATTGCGTTCTTTGTCACTTTGGCTGGTGTGTCGCGGACAGTTTGGCTAGTCTGTCTTAGAGAGCAGTGTTGGTGTGGTGCTGAGAGCAtttgcctcccaccaatgtggcccagcCTCGGCGTCATGTGTGGGTTGAGtgtgttggttctctactctgctctgaagGGTTTTCCCTCGGGAACtatggttttcccctctccttacaaaccaacatttcatttgaGTTCATTTCAATTTGATTGGTAAATGAAGAGCCACTCTATGGAGATGTTAACAAAAAGTCCATTATCATGTTATTGACACCCACTGATCGGATAGATTGATACTTACCAATTGATGACTTTGCTTCGGTGTGTTCTTCAGTTCCTTAAAATGAGTGTGAGTACGACGGGTCAGTGATACAAGTTATCTAGTCTCACCACAAAGGGTGTTTAAGCAATCATAgcaaatgttttgtttcattttgcagCTTGCGTACAGATGAATATGTCCGCGCCAGCTTGCTCAGTTAGTTGTTGCCAAACAGATTTGTGCAACGTGGCAGCCGCGTCATCATCAATCTCAGGTCCCCAGCCAATCACATCGCTTGAAGCCCCTGGTACCGGCAGCAGCGCTCCGCCAAAATCTCAGAAGCCAACGTCTGGCGTTCCTCAATTAACAGCAAACTTTGTCACTGTAATCATAACTGTTATGTTGGCGAAGTTTGTTAAACCTTTCTGTTTCTGTTTGTCTATGTTCTAGTTAATTCAGGAGCCTTTGGAGTTTTTGTAAGGCACGATGGAAACAAAAGGAGGGGTTTAGAATCCTTGTCCCTCCCCCCACGTATAAAGCAACCACAGATATTAAAGCCAGTTCTTTTAAAAACTGCTGACGCGTTGATTAATAACTTATAAATCAGTGAAACTTATCGTGGACAAGGAGTTAAGAGTCTAAAACCCTCACACTAGCATCGCGATCGCAATCGGAAGGGAGTAACAACGGGTGTTTTATAACTTTCAAGATGCCGTGAGATCGAGATTAAAGTCATCCTCTCGTTCTGCTTCTTGAGTTCTTCGTTTTAAGATATCAGAGAGGGCGTATAGATCGGATTAAAAGAGATTGTCTTGTAAAAAGAACGTGCGACAGCGAATGTTTTTTTCGTAAAGGTTCATGGGGGCAGTCATTTTGTTCGCTAAGCACAGCAATAAGACTAAAAACTCTTGGCTTGCAATTAAGATTACGCTTACGTTGAAACAGTGAGCACTAGATCGAAAGCGTCGAAATCATTATCGTTCAAAAGACGGAAACTCTCTGATCCTTACGTTTTGCGATGCTGATGACGCTGCCTAAGACAGTGGTTATGATTTTCGATTAATATTTGGCTGAGAGTCTTCTTACGAATACGTTACGACGTTAGTGTAAACCAGGGCCTAACCTGTTGGTACATAGTAACGAAAagtgttctttttctttccttgattTTGGTTCCATCTTTCCCTTGTGTTCTTACCTTCTTGGGACCGCTTGCGATTATTAGTCCATTGAGATATTGGTCTTGTCGGACCTTGGAAAGAAGGTTATTTAAGGGAGCAAATATGTTGAATTGCAGCTCTAGGTTAACTTTTTTGAATCATGTGTCGGGACAATTGCACGGAAGACCTGTTTCCTTTTTAGTCCCGTCGCTGCAATCCGCCTATTgctgcttttttttcttatgcttaTTGTCCACctgagaaagtgaaaaaaaaaagtggtaaGCTTTT includes these proteins:
- the LOC136896559 gene encoding uncharacterized protein isoform X1; translated protein: MSTRAPHITAAPNAVGDQHISKSNMESFQSAMIFVCLALCILPQDRVRAHGHGHPLECYVCGLGSPCGPANKDKRTCDAPMEDSCATFVINSITMKNCTNSQGCSPSSIGNPCVQMNMSAPACSVSCCQTDLCNVAAASSSISGPQPITSLEAPGTGSSAPPKSQKPTSGVPQLTANFVTVIITVMLAKFVKPFCFCLSMF
- the LOC136896559 gene encoding uncharacterized protein isoform X2, producing MATLRLLALAFVVVFCIIPQDRVRAHGHGHPLECYVCGLGSPCGPANKDKRTCDAPMEDSCATFVINSITMKNCTNSQGCSPSSIGNPCVQMNMSAPACSVSCCQTDLCNVAAASSSISGPQPITSLEAPGTGSSAPPKSQKPTSGVPQLTANFVTVIITVMLAKFVKPFCFCLSMF